The following proteins are encoded in a genomic region of Phaeodactylum tricornutum CCAP 1055/1 chromosome 1, whole genome shotgun sequence:
- a CDS encoding predicted protein, with product MVRVFSAVALLATCCGAFQQSSFLGRQSLSVLSHLSDSALCMKTIAVFGASGLTASECVYQALKNGDNVVGLTRNPSNLVIPKGSGGSNAENPLNDPKLTMISGDVTKQADVDKVFAQKIDGVIVALGGKTSDVGETMLTDGTTNIINAMKDKGVKRLAVVTSIGAGDSENQAPFFFKVLMWTAMKKIFLDKNAQEEVVKRSGLEWCIVRPGGLTVEPPTGIINVIEGEAGSIARADVAQFCLDALEVEDFPYIGKAPCISSVGGTGWTKDRSAAARGQQEA from the exons ATGGTTCGAGTTTTCTCAGCTGTAGCTCTTTTGGCGACATGCTGCGGGGCGTTCCAGCAGTCCTCGTTTTTGGGACGGCAATCCTTGTCAGTCCTATCCCATTTGTCCGATTCTGCGCTTTGCATGAAGACGATTGCCGTATTCGGAGCCTCCGGCTTGACGGCGTCCGAGTGTGTGTATCAAGCGCTCAAAAACGGGGACAATGTTGTAGGTCTCACGCG TAACCCTTCCAATCTCGTCATCCCTAAAGGGTCTGGAGGATCCAATGCAGAAAATCCTCTTAATGACCCCAAACTAACAATGATTTCTGGGGACGTGACAAAGCAAGCTGACGTTGACAAAGTGTTTGCACAAAAGATTGACGGAGTCATCGTCGCACTAGGTGGGAAAACATCGGATGTCGGGGAAACCATGTTGACGGATGGAACTACAAACATTATTAATGCCATGAAAGACAAGGGAGTGAAGCGACTCGCTGTCGTCACATCAATCGGTGCCGGAGATTCCGAGAACCAGGcacccttctttttcaaagtccTTATGTGGACGGCAATGAAGAAAATTTTCCTCGATAAGAACGCGCAAGAAGAGGTAGTTAAGAGGAGTGGCCTTGAATGGTGTATTGTTCGCCCAGGAGGCCTCACTGTTGAACCTCCGACTGGCATCATCAACGTGATTGAAGGTGAGGCTGGATCTATTGCTCGAGCTGATGTTGCCCAGTTTTGTTTGGATGCTCTCGAAGTCGAAGACTTTCCGTACATTGGTAAGGCTCCCTGCATTAGCTCAGTGGGCGGT